The following proteins are encoded in a genomic region of Struthio camelus isolate bStrCam1 chromosome 3, bStrCam1.hap1, whole genome shotgun sequence:
- the EPRS1 gene encoding bifunctional glutamate/proline--tRNA ligase isoform X8: MATEKKADVGKFVELPGAEMGKVIVRFPPEASGYLHIGHAKAALLNQHYQVNFKGKLIMRFDDTNPEKEKEDFEKVILEDVAMLHIKPDQFTYTSDHFETIMKYAEKLIQEGKAYVDDTPAEQMKVEREQRMESKHRNNCVEKNLQMWEEMKKGTEYGQTCCLRAKIDMSSNNGCMRDPTLYRCKNQPHPRTGSTYKVYPTYDFACPIVDSIEGVTHALRTTEYHDRDEQFYWIIEALGIRKPYIWEYSRLNLNNTVLSKRKLTWFVNEGLVDGWDDPRFPTVRGVLRRGMTVEGLKQFIAAQGSSRSVVNMEWDKIWSFNKKVIDPVAPRYTALLRDAVVPVNVPEAQEEMKEVAKHPKNADVGLKPVWYGSRVLIEGADAETLTEGEVVTFINWGNLIITKLNRNSSGKIVSLDAKLNLENKDFKKTTKITWLAECPCAPLIPTVCVNYEHLITKPVLGKDEDFKQYINRNSKQEELMLGDPCLRELKKGDIIQLQRRGFFICDQPYEPVSPYSCKEAPCILIYIPDGHTKEMPTSGSKEKTKAEAVKKEASSTVKGKSVQLDTSTPACTASEGSSLVIYNRVAAQGDTVRDLKAKKAAKEDIDKAVKQLLALKAEYKEKTGQDYKPGNPPASVTEQSVSSKPEISGTLDSKALYDKVAEQGEVVRKLKAEKAPKDQIGAAVEVLLTLKSEYKQQTGQEYKPGNPPVVFVPAQSSPVCALPSPCSVDSKSLYNKVAEQGEVVRKLKSEKASKEQIDEAVKCLLNLKAEYKQKTGQEYKPGNPPSAPPCIPTTTLPSSVCCSNLAPSSLVDDQALYDNVAEQGEVVRRLKAEKASKEEVDEAVKLLLSLKADYKEKTGQDYKPGHPPVAQAVLPQTSVIEPSGPDTPEAKALFNKVALQGEEVRRLKSEKAEKDKIDAAVKELLQLKAQYKSVAGVDYKPVSTSSADDKDKKKKEKENKSEKQIKQQKQNDGPKKEPLQGQSVNELSSNGSGESQGPKKQTRLGLEAKKEENLADWFSQVITKSEMIEYYDVSGCYVLRPWAYAIWEAIKNFFDAEIKKLGVENCYFPMFVSQAALEKEKTHIADFAPEVAWVTRSGKTELAEPIAVRPTSETVMYPAYAKWVQSHRDLPIKLNQWCNVVRWEFKHPQPFLRTREFLWQEGHTAFATYEEAAEEVMQILDLYAQVYEELLAIPVVKGRKTEKEKFAGGDYTTTVEAFISASGRAIQGATSHHLGQNFSKMFEIVFEDPKKPGEKQFAYQNSWGITTRTIGVMTMIHGDNMGLVLPPRVACVQVVIIPCGITNSLSEEDREALLKKCNEYRNRLLSVNIRVRADLRDNYSPGWKFNHWELKGVPIRVEVGPRDMKNQQFVAVRRDTGQKLTFSEHEAEDKLKQILEEIHANLYNRASEDLKRHMVVANTMEDFQKELDSGKIVQIPFCGETECEDWIKKTTARDQDLEPGAPSMGAKSLCIPFQPLRELQCGAKCVCSKNPAKFYTLFGRSY; the protein is encoded by the exons ATG gcaacagaaaagaaagcagatgttGGCAAGTTCGTTGAACTTCCTGGTGCGGAGATGGGAAAGGTCATTGTAAGATTTCCTCCTGAAGCAAGTGG ataTCTGCATATTGGTCACGCAAAAGCTGCCCTGCTCAATCAGCACTACCAAGTTAACTTTAAAGGAAAACTTATTATGAGGTTTGATGACAcaaatccagaaaaagaaaaagaagactttGAAAAG GTTATTCTTGAAGATGTTGCAATGCTTCACATCAAACCAGATCAATTTACATATACCTCAGACCACTTTGAAACAATAATGAAATATGCTGAGAAGCTTATTCAAGAAGGAAAGGCATATGTGGACGACACTCCTGCAGAGCAAATGAAAGTGGAGCGTGAGCAAAGAATGGAATCTAAACACAGAAATAACT GTGTTGAGAAGAATCTCCAAATgtgggaagaaatgaaaaagggaacAGAATACGGACAGACTTGTTGTCTACGAGCAAAAATAGATATGAGTAGTAACAACGGATGTATGAGGGATCCAACTCTTTATCGCTGCAAAAACCAGCCTCACCCACGTACTGGAAGCACCTACAA GGTTTACCCCACGTATGACTTTGCCTGCCCCATTGTTGACAGTATTGAAGGTGTCACACATGCATTGAGAACCACTGAATACCATGACAGAGATGAGCAATTCTACTGGATCATTGAGGCACTGGGAATAAGGAAACCGTATATCTGGGAGTACAGCCGGCTAAACCTCAACAACACTGTACTCTCCAAAAGAAAACTTACGTGGTTTGTCAATGAAGGGCTTGTAGATGGATG GGATGACCCAAGATTTCCCACTGTACGTGGTGTCCTGAGAAGAGGCATGACAGTTGAAGGGCTAAAACAGTTCATTGCTGCTCAG ggCTCCTCTCGATCTGTTGTGAACATGGAATGGGATAAAATTTGGTCTTTTAACAAAAAG gtTATAGACCCAGTAGCACCTCGGTATACTGCTTTACTGAGAGATGCAGTGGTTCCAGTAAATGTTCCTGAAGCTCAAGAGGAGATGAAAGAAGTAGCTAAACATCCAAAG AACGCTGATGTTGGCTTGAAGCCTGTGTGGTATGGCTCCAGAGTGCTGATTGAGGGGGCAGATGCAGAGACGCTGACGGAGGGAGAGGTGGTTACGTTCATTAATTGGGGCAACCTTATCATCACTAAATTAAACAG GAATTCAAGTGGAAAAATTGTGTCCCTTGATGCCAAGTTGAACTTAGAGAATAAAGACTTCAAAAAAACCACTAAGATCACTTGGTTAGCAGAATGTCCTTGTGCACCTCTCATCCCAACGGTCTGTGTTAATTATGAGCATCTGATCACTAAGCCGGTTTTAGGTAAAGATGAAGATTTCAAGCAATATATCAACCGAAACAGCAAG CAAGAAGAACTGATGTTAGGTGATCCTTGCCTTAGGGAGTTAAAAAAAGGGGATATCATACAACTTCAGAGAAGAGGCTTCTTCATTTGTGATCAACCCTATGAGCCAGTGAG tCCCTATAGCTGTAAGGAGGCCCCATGCATTTTGATTTATATCCCTGATGGACACACTAAGGAAATGCCAACATCTGGGTCAAAAGAGAAGACCAAAGCTGAAGCTGTGAAAAAAGAG gctAGCTCAACTGTTAAAGGAAAGTCTGTTCAACTTGATACCTctaccccagcctgtactgcatCTGAAGGCTCCTCCTTGGTCATTTACAACAGGGTGGCTGCCCAGGGCGATACAGTTCGTGACTTGAAAGctaagaaagcagcaaaagaagatATTGATAAAGCTGTGAAACAGTTGCTGGCCTTGAAAGCAGAATATAAAGAAAAGACGGGCCAGGATTATAAGCCTGGAAATCCTCCAGCTTCTGTAACTGAACAGAGCGTGTCTTCAAAGCCTGAGATCTCTGGTACCCTGGACAGCAAAGCTCTGTATGATAAAGTGGCAGAGCAAGGAGAAGTGGTCCGAAAACTGAAAGCTGAGAAAGCACCTAAG gATCAGATAGGTGCTGCTGTGGAAGTCCTTTTAACCCTAAAATCAGAATATAAACAACAGACAGGCCAAGAATATAAACCTGGAAACCCGCCTGTGGTCTTTGTCCCTGCTCAGTCTTCTCCTGTTTGTGCTCTTCCATCTCCATGTTCAGTAGACAGCAAATCTCTATACAACAAAGTAGCCGAACAAGGCGAAGTAGTCCGCAAACTTAAATCAGAGAAAGCTTCAAAG GAACAAATAGATGAGGCTGTGAAATGTCTTTTAAATCTAAAAGCAGAATATAAACAAAAGACAGGTCAAGAATACAAGCCTGGAAATCCACCTTCAGCTCCTCCTTGTATACCTACTACTACACTTCCATCTTCTGTGTGCTGCAGTAACTTGGCACCCTCTAGCTTAGTGGATGACCAAGCACTTTATGATAATGTAGCTGAACAAGGGGAAGTGGTACGCAGACTCAAAGCAGAAAAAGCTTCCAAG gaagaagtagatgaagcAGTAAAACTCCTCCTTTCCCTGAAAGCTGACTATAAGGAAAAGACCGGCCAGGACTACAAGCCAGGACATCCACCAGTGGCTCAAGCTGTTTTGCCCCAAACATCAGTCATAGAACCCAGTGGTCCAGACACACCTGAAGCTAAAGCCCTGTTTAATAAAGTAGCTCTTCAAGGAGAAGAAGTTAGGAGACTGAaatcagagaaagcagaaaag GATAAGATAGATGCAGCGGTTAAGGAACTTCTTCAGTTGAAGGCCCAGTACAAGTCTGTTGCAGGAGTTGACTATAAACCAGTTTCCACTAGTAGTGCTGATgacaaagacaaaaagaagaaagagaaagagaataagtCTGAAAAGCAGATTAAGCAACAGAAGCAAAATGATGGCCCCAAAAAAGAGCCTTTGCAAGGACAGAGTGTTAATGAGCTCTCCTCAAATGGATCAGGAGAAAGTCAAGGCCCTAAGAAACAAACCAG GCTGGGTCTAGAagctaaaaaagaagaaaatcttgcaGACTGGTTCTCTCAG gtGATCACAAAATCAGAGATGATTGAATACTATGACGTGAGTGGCTGCTATGTTCTTCGCCCTTGGGCTTATGCTATTTGGGAAGCTATCAAGAACTTCTTCGATGCAGAGATCAAGAAACTCGGAGTGGAAAACTGTTACTTCCCCATGTTTGTGTCCCAGGCTGCACTAGAGAAAGAGAAGACTCATATTGCTGACTTTGCTCCTGAG GTTGCTTGGGTCACAAGATCTGGGAAAACAGAGCTAGCTGAACCAATTGCTGTACGTCCCACAAGTGAAACAG TCATGTATCCTGCCTATGCAAAGTGGGTGCAGTCACACAGGGATCTTCCTATCAAGCTTAATCAGTGGTGCAATGTTGTG cGTTGGGAGTTCAAGCATCCCCAGCCTTTCCTTCGCACTCGTGAGTTCCTTTGGCAAGAGGGTCACACAGCATTTGCAACATatgaagaagcagcagaggag GTAATGCAGATACTTGATCTGTATGCTCAAGTGTATGAAGAACTCTTAGCAATACCTGTTGTGAAAGGAAGGAAGACCGAAAAGGAGAAATTTGCTGGGGGTGACTACACAACCACTGTAGAGGCATTTATATCTGCCAGTGGAAGAGCTATTCAG GGAGCAACTTCACATCATCTGGGGCAGAACTTCTCTAAGATGTTTGAAATTGTATTTGAAGATCCCAAGAAACCAGGAGAAAAACAGTTTGCATATCAGAACTCTTGGGGCATTACAACTCGAACTATTGGTGTAATGACAATGATCCATGGAGATAACATGGGGTTGGTGCTCCCACCTCGAGTAGCTTGTGTTCAG GTTGTAATTATTCCCTGTGGTATCACAAATTCCCTTTCTGAAGAGgacagagaggctctgttgaAGAAATGTAATGAATATCGTAATAGACTTCTTAGTGTTAATATCCGTGTACGTGCTGATTTAAGAGACAACTATTCACCTGGTTGGAAGTTCAATCACTGGGAGCTTAAG GGTGTTCCAATCAGGGTTGAAGTGGGACCACGAGACATGAAGAACCAACAGTTTGTGGCTGTCAGAAGAGACACAGGACAGAAGCTGACCTTTTCTGAACATGAGGCAGAGGACAAACTAAAACAGATTTTGGAGGAGATCCATGCTAACCTTTACAACAG AGCTTCTGAAGACCTAAAAAGGCATATGGTGGTGGCTAATACTATGGAAGACTTTCAAAAAGAGCTTGATTCAGGAAAG attgtACAAATTCCTTTTTGTGGGGAAACTGAGTGTGAGGATTGGATCAAGAAGACCACTGCCAG GGATCAAGATCTCGAGCCTGGTGCCCCCTCCATGGGAGCAAAAAGTCTCTGCATACCTTTTCAGCCTCTCCGTGAACTGCAGTGTGGGGCAAAATGTGTCTGCAGCAAAAACCCTGCTAAGTTCTACACTCTATTTGGTCGTAGTTACTAA
- the EPRS1 gene encoding bifunctional glutamate/proline--tRNA ligase isoform X4, whose translation MAALSLTVKAGNPPLGALLTVEHVKNDVQILVEEGKETILHVSDHVAFTDVNSIARYLARVASSSGLYGSNLLEHTEIDHWLEFSASKLSTASLFLSAVQELNHCLSLRTYLVGNSLSLADLCVWAVLKDNNIWQEQLQQNEAPVHAKRWYGFLEAQDTFQSVGAKWVAGTPKVKMATEKKADVGKFVELPGAEMGKVIVRFPPEASGYLHIGHAKAALLNQHYQVNFKGKLIMRFDDTNPEKEKEDFEKVILEDVAMLHIKPDQFTYTSDHFETIMKYAEKLIQEGKAYVDDTPAEQMKVEREQRMESKHRNNCVEKNLQMWEEMKKGTEYGQTCCLRAKIDMSSNNGCMRDPTLYRCKNQPHPRTGSTYKVYPTYDFACPIVDSIEGVTHALRTTEYHDRDEQFYWIIEALGIRKPYIWEYSRLNLNNTVLSKRKLTWFVNEGLVDGWDDPRFPTVRGVLRRGMTVEGLKQFIAAQGSSRSVVNMEWDKIWSFNKKVIDPVAPRYTALLRDAVVPVNVPEAQEEMKEVAKHPKNADVGLKPVWYGSRVLIEGADAETLTEGEVVTFINWGNLIITKLNRNSSGKIVSLDAKLNLENKDFKKTTKITWLAECPCAPLIPTVCVNYEHLITKPVLGKDEDFKQYINRNSKQEELMLGDPCLRELKKGDIIQLQRRGFFICDQPYEPVSPYSCKEAPCILIYIPDGHTKEMPTSGSKEKTKAEAVKKEASSTVKGKSVQLDTSTPACTASEGSSLVIYNRVAAQGDTVRDLKAKKAAKEDIDKAVKQLLALKAEYKEKTGQDYKPGNPPASVTEQSVSSKPEISGTLDSKALYDKVAEQGEVVRKLKAEKAPKEQIDEAVKCLLNLKAEYKQKTGQEYKPGNPPSAPPCIPTTTLPSSVCCSNLAPSSLVDDQALYDNVAEQGEVVRRLKAEKASKEEVDEAVKLLLSLKADYKEKTGQDYKPGHPPVAQAVLPQTSVIEPSGPDTPEAKALFNKVALQGEEVRRLKSEKAEKDKIDAAVKELLQLKAQYKSVAGVDYKPVSTSSADDKDKKKKEKENKSEKQIKQQKQNDGPKKEPLQGQSVNELSSNGSGESQGPKKQTRLGLEAKKEENLADWFSQVITKSEMIEYYDVSGCYVLRPWAYAIWEAIKNFFDAEIKKLGVENCYFPMFVSQAALEKEKTHIADFAPEVAWVTRSGKTELAEPIAVRPTSETVMYPAYAKWVQSHRDLPIKLNQWCNVVRWEFKHPQPFLRTREFLWQEGHTAFATYEEAAEEVMQILDLYAQVYEELLAIPVVKGRKTEKEKFAGGDYTTTVEAFISASGRAIQGATSHHLGQNFSKMFEIVFEDPKKPGEKQFAYQNSWGITTRTIGVMTMIHGDNMGLVLPPRVACVQVVIIPCGITNSLSEEDREALLKKCNEYRNRLLSVNIRVRADLRDNYSPGWKFNHWELKGVPIRVEVGPRDMKNQQFVAVRRDTGQKLTFSEHEAEDKLKQILEEIHANLYNRASEDLKRHMVVANTMEDFQKELDSGKIVQIPFCGETECEDWIKKTTARDQDLEPGAPSMGAKSLCIPFQPLRELQCGAKCVCSKNPAKFYTLFGRSY comes from the exons ccaCGTTGCATTTACTGATGTGAATTCTATAGCCCGTTATCTGGCTAGAGTTGCAAGTTCCTCTGGGCTGTATGGTTCGAATCTCTTGGAACACACTGAG ATTGACCACTGGCTGGAATTCAGTGCTTCAAAGTTATCTACTGCAAGCCTGTTTCTTTCAGCAGTCCAAGAGCTCAACCATTGTCTGTCTCTGAGAACCTACTTGGTTGGAAACTCTCTGAGTCTTGCAGACTTGTGTGTCTGGGCTGTACTAAAAG ATAATAATATATGGCAAGAGCAGTTACAGCAAAATGAAGCTCCTGTCCATGCAAAGAGGTGGTATGGCTTTCTTGAGGCACAGGATACTTTTCAGTCGGTAGGAGCCAAGTGGGTTGCTGGTACACCAAAGGTCAAAATG gcaacagaaaagaaagcagatgttGGCAAGTTCGTTGAACTTCCTGGTGCGGAGATGGGAAAGGTCATTGTAAGATTTCCTCCTGAAGCAAGTGG ataTCTGCATATTGGTCACGCAAAAGCTGCCCTGCTCAATCAGCACTACCAAGTTAACTTTAAAGGAAAACTTATTATGAGGTTTGATGACAcaaatccagaaaaagaaaaagaagactttGAAAAG GTTATTCTTGAAGATGTTGCAATGCTTCACATCAAACCAGATCAATTTACATATACCTCAGACCACTTTGAAACAATAATGAAATATGCTGAGAAGCTTATTCAAGAAGGAAAGGCATATGTGGACGACACTCCTGCAGAGCAAATGAAAGTGGAGCGTGAGCAAAGAATGGAATCTAAACACAGAAATAACT GTGTTGAGAAGAATCTCCAAATgtgggaagaaatgaaaaagggaacAGAATACGGACAGACTTGTTGTCTACGAGCAAAAATAGATATGAGTAGTAACAACGGATGTATGAGGGATCCAACTCTTTATCGCTGCAAAAACCAGCCTCACCCACGTACTGGAAGCACCTACAA GGTTTACCCCACGTATGACTTTGCCTGCCCCATTGTTGACAGTATTGAAGGTGTCACACATGCATTGAGAACCACTGAATACCATGACAGAGATGAGCAATTCTACTGGATCATTGAGGCACTGGGAATAAGGAAACCGTATATCTGGGAGTACAGCCGGCTAAACCTCAACAACACTGTACTCTCCAAAAGAAAACTTACGTGGTTTGTCAATGAAGGGCTTGTAGATGGATG GGATGACCCAAGATTTCCCACTGTACGTGGTGTCCTGAGAAGAGGCATGACAGTTGAAGGGCTAAAACAGTTCATTGCTGCTCAG ggCTCCTCTCGATCTGTTGTGAACATGGAATGGGATAAAATTTGGTCTTTTAACAAAAAG gtTATAGACCCAGTAGCACCTCGGTATACTGCTTTACTGAGAGATGCAGTGGTTCCAGTAAATGTTCCTGAAGCTCAAGAGGAGATGAAAGAAGTAGCTAAACATCCAAAG AACGCTGATGTTGGCTTGAAGCCTGTGTGGTATGGCTCCAGAGTGCTGATTGAGGGGGCAGATGCAGAGACGCTGACGGAGGGAGAGGTGGTTACGTTCATTAATTGGGGCAACCTTATCATCACTAAATTAAACAG GAATTCAAGTGGAAAAATTGTGTCCCTTGATGCCAAGTTGAACTTAGAGAATAAAGACTTCAAAAAAACCACTAAGATCACTTGGTTAGCAGAATGTCCTTGTGCACCTCTCATCCCAACGGTCTGTGTTAATTATGAGCATCTGATCACTAAGCCGGTTTTAGGTAAAGATGAAGATTTCAAGCAATATATCAACCGAAACAGCAAG CAAGAAGAACTGATGTTAGGTGATCCTTGCCTTAGGGAGTTAAAAAAAGGGGATATCATACAACTTCAGAGAAGAGGCTTCTTCATTTGTGATCAACCCTATGAGCCAGTGAG tCCCTATAGCTGTAAGGAGGCCCCATGCATTTTGATTTATATCCCTGATGGACACACTAAGGAAATGCCAACATCTGGGTCAAAAGAGAAGACCAAAGCTGAAGCTGTGAAAAAAGAG gctAGCTCAACTGTTAAAGGAAAGTCTGTTCAACTTGATACCTctaccccagcctgtactgcatCTGAAGGCTCCTCCTTGGTCATTTACAACAGGGTGGCTGCCCAGGGCGATACAGTTCGTGACTTGAAAGctaagaaagcagcaaaagaagatATTGATAAAGCTGTGAAACAGTTGCTGGCCTTGAAAGCAGAATATAAAGAAAAGACGGGCCAGGATTATAAGCCTGGAAATCCTCCAGCTTCTGTAACTGAACAGAGCGTGTCTTCAAAGCCTGAGATCTCTGGTACCCTGGACAGCAAAGCTCTGTATGATAAAGTGGCAGAGCAAGGAGAAGTGGTCCGAAAACTGAAAGCTGAGAAAGCACCTAAG GAACAAATAGATGAGGCTGTGAAATGTCTTTTAAATCTAAAAGCAGAATATAAACAAAAGACAGGTCAAGAATACAAGCCTGGAAATCCACCTTCAGCTCCTCCTTGTATACCTACTACTACACTTCCATCTTCTGTGTGCTGCAGTAACTTGGCACCCTCTAGCTTAGTGGATGACCAAGCACTTTATGATAATGTAGCTGAACAAGGGGAAGTGGTACGCAGACTCAAAGCAGAAAAAGCTTCCAAG gaagaagtagatgaagcAGTAAAACTCCTCCTTTCCCTGAAAGCTGACTATAAGGAAAAGACCGGCCAGGACTACAAGCCAGGACATCCACCAGTGGCTCAAGCTGTTTTGCCCCAAACATCAGTCATAGAACCCAGTGGTCCAGACACACCTGAAGCTAAAGCCCTGTTTAATAAAGTAGCTCTTCAAGGAGAAGAAGTTAGGAGACTGAaatcagagaaagcagaaaag GATAAGATAGATGCAGCGGTTAAGGAACTTCTTCAGTTGAAGGCCCAGTACAAGTCTGTTGCAGGAGTTGACTATAAACCAGTTTCCACTAGTAGTGCTGATgacaaagacaaaaagaagaaagagaaagagaataagtCTGAAAAGCAGATTAAGCAACAGAAGCAAAATGATGGCCCCAAAAAAGAGCCTTTGCAAGGACAGAGTGTTAATGAGCTCTCCTCAAATGGATCAGGAGAAAGTCAAGGCCCTAAGAAACAAACCAG GCTGGGTCTAGAagctaaaaaagaagaaaatcttgcaGACTGGTTCTCTCAG gtGATCACAAAATCAGAGATGATTGAATACTATGACGTGAGTGGCTGCTATGTTCTTCGCCCTTGGGCTTATGCTATTTGGGAAGCTATCAAGAACTTCTTCGATGCAGAGATCAAGAAACTCGGAGTGGAAAACTGTTACTTCCCCATGTTTGTGTCCCAGGCTGCACTAGAGAAAGAGAAGACTCATATTGCTGACTTTGCTCCTGAG GTTGCTTGGGTCACAAGATCTGGGAAAACAGAGCTAGCTGAACCAATTGCTGTACGTCCCACAAGTGAAACAG TCATGTATCCTGCCTATGCAAAGTGGGTGCAGTCACACAGGGATCTTCCTATCAAGCTTAATCAGTGGTGCAATGTTGTG cGTTGGGAGTTCAAGCATCCCCAGCCTTTCCTTCGCACTCGTGAGTTCCTTTGGCAAGAGGGTCACACAGCATTTGCAACATatgaagaagcagcagaggag GTAATGCAGATACTTGATCTGTATGCTCAAGTGTATGAAGAACTCTTAGCAATACCTGTTGTGAAAGGAAGGAAGACCGAAAAGGAGAAATTTGCTGGGGGTGACTACACAACCACTGTAGAGGCATTTATATCTGCCAGTGGAAGAGCTATTCAG GGAGCAACTTCACATCATCTGGGGCAGAACTTCTCTAAGATGTTTGAAATTGTATTTGAAGATCCCAAGAAACCAGGAGAAAAACAGTTTGCATATCAGAACTCTTGGGGCATTACAACTCGAACTATTGGTGTAATGACAATGATCCATGGAGATAACATGGGGTTGGTGCTCCCACCTCGAGTAGCTTGTGTTCAG GTTGTAATTATTCCCTGTGGTATCACAAATTCCCTTTCTGAAGAGgacagagaggctctgttgaAGAAATGTAATGAATATCGTAATAGACTTCTTAGTGTTAATATCCGTGTACGTGCTGATTTAAGAGACAACTATTCACCTGGTTGGAAGTTCAATCACTGGGAGCTTAAG GGTGTTCCAATCAGGGTTGAAGTGGGACCACGAGACATGAAGAACCAACAGTTTGTGGCTGTCAGAAGAGACACAGGACAGAAGCTGACCTTTTCTGAACATGAGGCAGAGGACAAACTAAAACAGATTTTGGAGGAGATCCATGCTAACCTTTACAACAG AGCTTCTGAAGACCTAAAAAGGCATATGGTGGTGGCTAATACTATGGAAGACTTTCAAAAAGAGCTTGATTCAGGAAAG attgtACAAATTCCTTTTTGTGGGGAAACTGAGTGTGAGGATTGGATCAAGAAGACCACTGCCAG GGATCAAGATCTCGAGCCTGGTGCCCCCTCCATGGGAGCAAAAAGTCTCTGCATACCTTTTCAGCCTCTCCGTGAACTGCAGTGTGGGGCAAAATGTGTCTGCAGCAAAAACCCTGCTAAGTTCTACACTCTATTTGGTCGTAGTTACTAA